AATGTTTTGTTAGTCGTTCTGCCTTAATAATGTTTTGTGGATCACCCAGCGTGGTGGGGGAGGAATTCAAACTTGTAGCCAGCGGGGTGGGAGTATAACCAATCACATCAGGGGGTGCCGGGCGCTGGAAGTCAGGCCCAACAGCACATCCTGTCAACGTCAGAAGACACATTCCTATCAGAGCATAATGAACAACCATATTATTATTTCCCATAAAAATGCTCCTTGAAGGTTTTTCTAAAACTCTGGTGACAAGCGAGACAACTTTTTTGGAGTGTTGCGAACTGTGCTATCACCCCTTTACCGTCTTTTCTCATGGCGATTTCTTCTAATTCCTTTGCGGCTTGATGTGTCTGCTTGTCAAAACCTTTGAAGTTGCTCACATTGGAACCTGCAAAACCTAAAATGCGCATCTTCTCTGCTATCGGCGGCTGTGGATGATTGGCAAACTGAGGCGCAGTTCCCGCCACCTGTTCCCAGTCCTCTCTGTAAATGGCATCAATCACTATCTGCATGCTATTGCTCAATTCCTGCATGATATTTCTCAGCGAGAGCGCTTTGACTGCACTATCGTTCTCTTCGGCCCACGTTGCAGAACTGATTGCGGTTAAAATAGTCATGAGTACAACCAATGCGACTCGTTTAAGCCAGACGTCTTTTGTCATTTTGAATACCTTTCTGTATTGATCTCATTCGAAACCACGTCCTTCGCCTTCTTCTTCATAGGTTACCCCGTCACGGATGTGATATATGCGTTTGAAGGTGGGAATGATTTTTTCATCGTGGGTGACGACAATAATGGCGGTCTCGAATTTTTTGGCCATATCGTTCAAGATCCGGATTACGGCCAGGGCGCGCTCACTATCAAGCGGAGCGGTCGGTTCATCGGCCAGTATTACCGGGGGACGATTCACCAAGCCACGTGCAATAGCCACTCGTTGCTGTTCTCCACCAGAGAGTTGAGATGGCATGGCCTTGGCGCGATGCTCCACATCAAGCGCTTTAAACAATCCTATTGCCCGTTTACGCGCCTCGGCATTTGGCATTCCCGCCAACATGGGCAGAAGGGCTACGTTGTCGGTGACATCGAGGAAAGGAATCAGATAAGGTGCTTGGAATACAAAGCCTATCCGGTCCCGCCGCAAGGCACGAAGATCTTTGACCTTCCAGCCGTCATCATAAATGACGTCATCTCCGAGTATCATTTTTCCGGCGGTCGGCTCGATCACCGCTCCCAAACATTTAAGGAGCGTGGTTTTGCCAGATCCAGAAGGACCTATCAGTCCAACGACCTCGCCCGGCGCAACGTGCATGTCGACGGTCTTTAGGGCATCAACGGCGGTATCGCCACTTCCATAACGTTTTTTTAACCCCTGGATACGAATACCTTTAGCAGTCATGTCAGCCCCCTATGGCTTCGGCCGGATCGACTCTGAGCGCGGCACGAATGGCGATAATGCTCGACAGTACGCAGATCATAACCACGGCGATAAAACCCATAACGGAGTCGAGTGGTTGCAGCAGCACATATTTGGGAAAGATTGGCGCCATCAATAACGTTGCCGAAATCTTACCCACCACAAAGCCGATCAAACCTAAAGCGATGGACTGTTGCATGATCAAACCGACAATGGTGCGATTTTTAGTGCCGATCAGTTTCAAGACAGCAATTTCACGAATTTTCCCGAGTGTCAGGGTGTAGATGATGAAGGCCACAATGGCGGAGCTGACAATCGAAAGGATCACCAGAAACATGAAGATCTGTCTGGCGGAGGTCGCGATCAGCTTACCAACCAAAATCTCCTCCATCTGGCTGCGGGTATAGACGGTTAAGCGCTTCCAGCGGCGGATCGACTCAGCGACTTCTTCCGGGGCATGACCTGGTTCAACCCGCACCAAAACCGCATTGACATATGGGTTGGTGCCTTGCGAAGCAATAACCGCATCGAGCAAACCTGGCACTCCGGGCCGGTTGAAAGCAGGGTTTTCGGCCGTGCGTCGACGCTGCTCTCGGATGGCGTCATTATCCTTGAGAAACTGTGCTTCCTGGGCATCTTTAAGAGGAATGAACACCATTGGGTCGCCATTGGAAGAGACCATCCTTCTGGTCAGGCCGACTATAGTATAGTGATTGCGGCGGATCTGGATACGGTCGCCAAGTTTAAATCCGGAAGCGATGTCGGCGACGGCCTCGTAATGGCTCCGAGTAATCTGGCGACCCGCGACTAGATAGGGCGGCCACCCGGGTGTCCCAGGTTCTCCAGAAGTGACGCCAGTGACCATGGCACGTACGTCACCATCTTGTTTGCTCACCTGCATGGTGAGATAAGTGATGTTCGCTGCCCGCTCCACTCCCGGCATGCCTTGCATCCCTCGCCAGATATCATCGTAGAGACTTGATGACTCAGCGTAGGGACCAAGAGTGTCCTTCTGTACAACCCAGAGATCAGCACCGCTATTGTCGAGCAACACTTTGGCATCATCCACCATGCCACGATAAATTCCTGCCATAGACAGTGTGATGCCAATGAGTAGCCCAAGACCTATACCGGTAAAGACAAACTTACCCCAGGAGTGCAAGATGTCGCGTCCTGCCAAGCTGATCATTGCGTCACCCCGGGGATATGGTCAACGACGTGAATTCGGCTATGCTCATTCAGGGCGTTTTCGCTGTAGGCCACAACTTGGTCACCAACCTTGAGCCCTTCTCGTATTTGAACACGACCCTCCAAATCGGCAATCCCCAGTGAAACTGCTGTAAAGTGAAGATCGCCATTAGTGACCTGCCACACGCCCAATTTGCTACCTATATGATGGATAGCGGCATTTGGGACAACCGGTGTTGCCGCAAGAGTCGGTAAGGTAATCGTGATTTCGGCCAATTCACCGACAGGTGGCAACGGATCAGGGATTTGATCAAAGACAACCTTGGCTAGTGTTTCCTCCGTTACCGCGTCTGCCAGGGGTTCGACTCTCAGTACTCGTCCAGCCTGCAGCTCACCTGCCTGCGAACGTAATGTGATCTGGGCTGATAAGCCTGCTGCGAGACCTCGCGCACGAATTTGATCGAAACGGACATTGACCCACAGAGTACTCGGGTCTATCAGCTCCACGACAGACTGACCTGCAACCACGGTGGTTCCCGGATCGGCATCACGCGAAACGACCAAGCTGTCAACTGGCGCAATCAGAGACAAATTATTGCGCTGCGCCTCTAACGCCTCTCGTTCCGCTCGTACACGAGATAGTTCCTCTCGTGCCGCAGTCAGCCCTGCTTTCGCAACCAACAGATCTTGTTGTTTAGTGGCTACCACTTCCTCACTTGAGGAACGCACTTTAAGTAACTGCTCGTAGCGTAAAGCCTGTGTCTGCGCATAATCCTTACGCGCCTGCGCTTCCTTTAATTGAGCGTTTGCTCGTTTCAACGTGGCATCCTGAGCCCTGAGACGTTCATCAAGATCCACCGGGTCCATTTCGCCAAGCACTTGCCCGGCCTTGACACGTTCACCTACGTGTACGTCCAAACGTATGACCCGCCCCGCAAACGTTGGGCCAATTTTGTAGGTGTAACGAGCCTCAATGGTTCCGATGCCAAATAGTTTCGGTGAGATGCTCTTGTTCTCGACCGTGGTCAATACAACCGATACCGGAGCAAGTGGCCCCGAACTCAAGGCCACATAGACAAAAAGCGCAAGCAGAGGAACAAGTACAGCTATAAGGGCCAATGTACGTTTTTGGAAAGGCAATCTTTTCATGATACGCTCCCGATACCCCGTTGATATATTGCAAAAACTTTCGGTGCATCGCGACGCATATGGCTAACATCTCCAGCTATCAATGATTGCATGACCAATCCTTGAATAGTTCCGATGAAAAGCGTAGCCGCAGCCTCATTATCAAGCCTTACATCAAATTCACCAGAGACCTTTCCTTGTTCAAATAAACGGTTGAGACGCTCCCCATAACGACGGATGAGTGCATGCACCATTCGTTTGGGTACGGTTTCTTCAGAGCGTTGTAATTCACCAAACAACATACGAGGAATACCGGGATGCTCTATTATAAAGTCCACATGCGCCATAAACATACTTTCGAGTGCGGCAAGAGGAGAGGGCTTTTCATAAACTGCTTTTTCGATACGTGACATCAATCGTTCGCTCACCCATTCCATAACAGCCTGTAAGATGGCATCCTTGTTTGAAAAATGACGAAAAAGTGCCCCCTGAGTCACCCCCATTCGTTTAGCTATGGAAGCCGTAGTAATTTCGCTCGGATTCTGCTCTCCCGCCAACTCGATTACCGCCTCTACCGTCACCGCCCGTCGTTCCTCAGCCGGAAGATATTTGCTTGATAAATTCATATAGCCCTCCAAAGAAAAATAGTAATCAATTACTATCTTTGCTCTGCAAAAACGATTAGTCAACTAATTTATAAAAGTGGTCAGCGCCATAGACTAAACAATCAGCGCTGCCAGCCTGGCTATTAAACTAGCTGCTCGTCCCATTAGAAGTATGTTTGCATAGCATGGAAGCATCCACTTTCCGCAGACAAAAGTGCCATTGCTATCGTGTTTTACACCTTCTCTTGCTCGTGAAAAAAACAATATTGTTGCCATTGAAGTGGTGCGGAATTTAACGTTGGTTTGGCTCTAGCACATAAATTTTAAGACTGTCGAGGTATTCTTTGGTGGTAATTTTTTTCTGTTTAAGGATGTTTCTTGTAATGAACGGAAGTTGTCCTTAATAGGATTCTACCGATTGAGACAATTAGGAAGATGGGGGCTCAGGTCAGAAAAAAGCTGGCCTTAAAAGTAAACATCCCGGATCATCACCGTTTCAAGGGCGGGAGCGGACTACTGGGATACTGCATGTGGAAAGTAGAAAATACGGATAATAGCGTCAATCCTTTTCTTTCAATCAAAAAGTTAACTGTAGTTGCACTTAGACATGTCAATCCCAAGAAGCTAACAAAAATCAAACGTGCTTGAAAAAAACGTGCGATCAGATAATATTTGGGCATGATTGCGAATAACGATTCACAAAAAACAACCCCTCTTACCAAGCGCCTTGCCACAGCTATCAGACGTGAACAGATTGCTGAAACGTCTTTAAAGTTGATCAGCCTGCATGGACTGGAAGCTTTAAATATCGTGGCTATAGCAGAAGATATCGGACTTGCTCCTTCTGCGATCTATCGCCATTTCTCCGGCAAAGAAGAAATCCTTGAGTCTGTTAGCGGCTTACTTCAAGACCGCCTTTTAGGCAATGTCAGGAGGGTTTGTGCAGAAACAGACGATCCGCTCAAACGTTTGCACCTGTTATTACAGTCTCATCTCAACCTTGTGCTCAAGGGCAGCGGCATTCCTCGTTATGTGTTTGCCACGGGCTCGGAAGGTGTTCAATCGACAAGAAAGTTACGGCTCTTTAAAGCTGTTGAACTCTACTTAAAAAAAGTCGCGACTCTTTTTTATGATGGACAACAAGTGGGGAAAATTCGTCCTGAACTGGATCCTGACGTCTTGTCCTACATGTATCTTGGCCTCATTCAACCAGGAATTCTTCTGCAACAGATGAGTGATGGAGAGTTTGACATAGAATCTCACGTTGAAGCAGCTTGGGAGATATTTTCCAAGACAATTTCGGTTACTTCACAAAGCGGTCAACCAAGGCCCTAAGGAAACACTATGGATTTGTAAACAAAGTACAATATAAAATTTTTTACATTTTATGTGAACTTAAATTCACAGCTTGTCTAAAAAGTTCTGCCGCTATCTTGCATATTTAAAAAGATGAGATAGCGTTTACTTTCAACCAAAGGAGGCTGTCTATGGATAATCGTTTAACGTTTTTACTCATCTGTACCACTCTGTTGATGACTGCTGGAGTAGCTTTTGCTGGAGATCTCTGTATTGATTGCCACAGCAAAACATCTCCCGGCCAAGTTGCCGACTGGCAAGCAAGTCAACATTCACACGTCGGCGTCACTTGTGACACCTGCCATGGAGATGCGCATACCTCTGCTGACGACTACAAAAATGCTGTACTGCCCGATGAAGCGGTCTGTGCCCAGTGCCACGAAGAACAGTTCACCTCGTTCTCACACGGCAAACACAACTATGGCTGGACCGTACTGAATGCCATTCCGGCAACTCACATGGCCCCAGATGAACTGATTGAAGGGGGCCGCGGCTGTGGCGGTTGTCATAACATGGGGATCAAGAGTGAAGAGCAAAAGGCTGACCAATTGGCCAAAGGCTATCGCTATCAGAACAATTCTTGCGACGAATGTCATACCCGTCATGCCTTTTCCCTGAAAGAAGCCCAGAACCCTAAAGCCTGCCAGCAATGTCACATGGGATACGACCATCCACAGTGGGAAATGTGGTCGAGTTCGAAACATGGTGCGCGTTACTTTGCCAAAAAAGATGGAGATCTTCCTGAAGGGGCAGCGGCACCAACATGCCAGGACTGCCACTTACCCGATGGCACCCATGAAAATCATACTGCTTGGGGATTCCTCGGTGTTCGCTTACCGTTGCCGGAAGACCCACAGGCCGCAGCTGATCGCGTTACAATCCTCAAAGCCCTCGGCGTTTTACATCCCGAGACGGGTGAACCGACAGCCGTTTTTGATGCCGTCAAGGCTGTCGACATGGCACGACTGGATCAAGCTTCATGGGAAAAAGAACGCAACAAGATGCTCGATACCTGCACTAAATGCCATTCCCGCACCTACGCCAAAGAGCAGCTTGACATGGGTGATGCAATTTTGACAAAAGCGGATCGCCTCATGGCCGATGCAATTGAAACGGTGGCGGCTCTTTACAAAGACGGGATTATCAAGAAGCCTGAAGGTTACCCCTACAATTATCCGTTCATTCTCGCATTAATGCATACCAACGGTGCCAACTGGAATGAGAAACTTGATGAGCTTTCCTACATTGATCAGGTTCTTCTGCAGATGTATTTCAAGCATCGTATGCGCGCTTATCAAGCCTTCTTCCATGTCAATCCGGATTATGCCTATTGGTACGGCTGGAACATGATGACTCAGGATTTAGGTGAGATAAAACATCTGGCTCAACAACTGCGTGCTGACCAGCAGAAGTAAATGACAAAAGAATTAGGCCGCCCCATTCAGGGGCGGCCATCACATATTCAACACTCAAGAGGCAGGCAATAATAGTCGATTAAGTTGGGCAGGTGATACAACCGCACTCAGGAGAGGTTTATGAATCCGCGCAAAATTAAAGACGATATTTACTGGATGGGGTATATCGATTGGGAAGCACGCCTCTTTGATGAGCTTATCCCCCTGCCAGATGGAACTAGTTACAATGCTTACCTTATTGCAGGCAGCAAAAAGACAGCTCTGATAGACAGCGTAGAGTCAGAGTTTTTCTCAGACCTTGAGGCTCAGCTCAAGGATGTTACCAAGCTTGATTATCTAGTATCATTGCATGCTGAACAAGATCACTCCGGCAGCATTCCTAAAATCCTGGCTAAATATCCCGAAGCCAAACTAGTAACGAGCCCCAAGGCTAAAGGGATACTCATGGATATACTCGATATCGCCGCAGACGCCATTATCACTGTCGCAGACGGAGAAATCCTCTGCCTGGGGGATAAAACGCTGGAGTTCATCCATACCCCATGGGTGCATTGGCCAGAAACCATGGTGGCCTACCTTCAAGAGGATAAGATTCTCTTCAGCTGCGACTTTTTCGGCTCCCATATTGCGACGACTGAGCTATTCGCCAGTGATGAAGCGCGTGTTTACGAAGCGGCAAAACGCTACTACGCCGAAGTCATGATGCCTTTTGGCAATAGCATCAAAAAGCATCTACAAAAACTTGCACCTTATGCAATTGACATCATCGCTCCCAGCCACGGTCCACTGCATAAACGACCATCTTTTATCATTGATGCCCATAAAGACTGGGTCGATGGACAACTGAAAAATGTGGTCATTTTGCCCTACGTTTCCATGCACAAAAGCACTAAAAAAATGGTAGACCACCTCACCGCCATGCTTACTGAGCAGGGTGTTCGCGTCGAGCTGTTTAACTTATCAGTTACCGACATTGGCAAACTGGCGATAGCTTTAGTCGATGCTGGAACAATCGTTGTTGGCACCCCAACGGTGCTTGCCGGCCCCCATCCCGCCGCCGCTTACTGCGCCTTTTTAGCCAACGCCTTACGTCCGCGAAGCAAATATTTATCGATTATCGGCTCCTATGGTTGGGGCGGTAAAACAGTAGAAGTGTTGGCTGGAATGGTTCCCAACCTCAAAGTCGAAATTATTGAACCGGTACAGGTAAAAGGGGTTCCAACCGAGGAGGATCTTGCCGCCCTTGAGACTTTGGCGAAAACGATAGCGGCTAAACACAAAGAGCAGGGCTTTGTCTAATTTGCGCACAGATTTCTCCAAAACATTAGATTGTTACCGGTGTTCAGCTTGGCATATCAAAAGGAAACAATATGTTGTTGTATCGCGATTTAAAAGAGGACTATCAATTTACCGAGGAAGAAGCGGATATTTTACACAAGCTGCAACCGCGCATGGAAGCCCTCGCCGAAAAGTTTATCAGTGAATTTTATGACTACATCTGGGGATTTGGCAAAACTGCGCAATTTTTAAAAAACAAAGATATCATTTCGCACCATCGGGTAAAAATTAAGCAGTGGTTTCTTAATCTATTTTGCGGCGACTACGATCTCACTTATTTCACCAATCTGTACAAAATAGGCGAGATTCATGTGAAGATTGGATTGCCTACCCACTACGTCAACTCGGCATTCACTTTCACCAGAACCTTTATAATTAAAAATTCTGTCGACGAAAAAGTTGACAAAAAGCAGCGCATTGCCGAACTGGCTGCTATAGAAAAAATAATCGACATGAACCTCGATGTACTAACCAGCTCCTACCGCGAAGAGGAGCTAGGTAAGTTTTTATCACTCTCTGGTTTTGAAAAAACAATTCTAATCGGGTTAAAAAAGTTCAACTCCTATATAAATCTATTTTTGGCCATAGCTCTGGCATTTGTGGCAATTTTTTCTATCAGCCTATTTGGTTACGATATCTACCTCCTTTTCTATTCGGATATAGGGGTAGAAAAAGGAATTCTAACCATTCTCGGCAGTTTGCTGGTTTTATGGGCAGCGATAGAGTTGATCCATGAAGAAATAAAACACCTGCAGGGAAAAATTTTCGACATCGGCACCTTTATTATGCTGGCCATGGCCGCGCTTATTCGCAAAGTACT
This is a stretch of genomic DNA from uncultured Desulfuromonas sp.. It encodes these proteins:
- a CDS encoding cytochrome c, which gives rise to MTKDVWLKRVALVVLMTILTAISSATWAEENDSAVKALSLRNIMQELSNSMQIVIDAIYREDWEQVAGTAPQFANHPQPPIAEKMRILGFAGSNVSNFKGFDKQTHQAAKELEEIAMRKDGKGVIAQFATLQKSCLACHQSFRKTFKEHFYGK
- a CDS encoding ABC transporter ATP-binding protein; translation: MTAKGIRIQGLKKRYGSGDTAVDALKTVDMHVAPGEVVGLIGPSGSGKTTLLKCLGAVIEPTAGKMILGDDVIYDDGWKVKDLRALRRDRIGFVFQAPYLIPFLDVTDNVALLPMLAGMPNAEARKRAIGLFKALDVEHRAKAMPSQLSGGEQQRVAIARGLVNRPPVILADEPTAPLDSERALAVIRILNDMAKKFETAIIVVTHDEKIIPTFKRIYHIRDGVTYEEEGEGRGFE
- a CDS encoding ABC transporter permease, which translates into the protein MISLAGRDILHSWGKFVFTGIGLGLLIGITLSMAGIYRGMVDDAKVLLDNSGADLWVVQKDTLGPYAESSSLYDDIWRGMQGMPGVERAANITYLTMQVSKQDGDVRAMVTGVTSGEPGTPGWPPYLVAGRQITRSHYEAVADIASGFKLGDRIQIRRNHYTIVGLTRRMVSSNGDPMVFIPLKDAQEAQFLKDNDAIREQRRRTAENPAFNRPGVPGLLDAVIASQGTNPYVNAVLVRVEPGHAPEEVAESIRRWKRLTVYTRSQMEEILVGKLIATSARQIFMFLVILSIVSSAIVAFIIYTLTLGKIREIAVLKLIGTKNRTIVGLIMQQSIALGLIGFVVGKISATLLMAPIFPKYVLLQPLDSVMGFIAVVMICVLSSIIAIRAALRVDPAEAIGG
- a CDS encoding efflux RND transporter periplasmic adaptor subunit produces the protein MKRLPFQKRTLALIAVLVPLLALFVYVALSSGPLAPVSVVLTTVENKSISPKLFGIGTIEARYTYKIGPTFAGRVIRLDVHVGERVKAGQVLGEMDPVDLDERLRAQDATLKRANAQLKEAQARKDYAQTQALRYEQLLKVRSSSEEVVATKQQDLLVAKAGLTAAREELSRVRAEREALEAQRNNLSLIAPVDSLVVSRDADPGTTVVAGQSVVELIDPSTLWVNVRFDQIRARGLAAGLSAQITLRSQAGELQAGRVLRVEPLADAVTEETLAKVVFDQIPDPLPPVGELAEITITLPTLAATPVVPNAAIHHIGSKLGVWQVTNGDLHFTAVSLGIADLEGRVQIREGLKVGDQVVAYSENALNEHSRIHVVDHIPGVTQ
- a CDS encoding TetR/AcrR family transcriptional regulator, whose product is MNLSSKYLPAEERRAVTVEAVIELAGEQNPSEITTASIAKRMGVTQGALFRHFSNKDAILQAVMEWVSERLMSRIEKAVYEKPSPLAALESMFMAHVDFIIEHPGIPRMLFGELQRSEETVPKRMVHALIRRYGERLNRLFEQGKVSGEFDVRLDNEAAATLFIGTIQGLVMQSLIAGDVSHMRRDAPKVFAIYQRGIGSVS
- a CDS encoding TetR/AcrR family transcriptional regulator, with the protein product MIANNDSQKTTPLTKRLATAIRREQIAETSLKLISLHGLEALNIVAIAEDIGLAPSAIYRHFSGKEEILESVSGLLQDRLLGNVRRVCAETDDPLKRLHLLLQSHLNLVLKGSGIPRYVFATGSEGVQSTRKLRLFKAVELYLKKVATLFYDGQQVGKIRPELDPDVLSYMYLGLIQPGILLQQMSDGEFDIESHVEAAWEIFSKTISVTSQSGQPRP
- a CDS encoding multiheme c-type cytochrome — encoded protein: MDNRLTFLLICTTLLMTAGVAFAGDLCIDCHSKTSPGQVADWQASQHSHVGVTCDTCHGDAHTSADDYKNAVLPDEAVCAQCHEEQFTSFSHGKHNYGWTVLNAIPATHMAPDELIEGGRGCGGCHNMGIKSEEQKADQLAKGYRYQNNSCDECHTRHAFSLKEAQNPKACQQCHMGYDHPQWEMWSSSKHGARYFAKKDGDLPEGAAAPTCQDCHLPDGTHENHTAWGFLGVRLPLPEDPQAAADRVTILKALGVLHPETGEPTAVFDAVKAVDMARLDQASWEKERNKMLDTCTKCHSRTYAKEQLDMGDAILTKADRLMADAIETVAALYKDGIIKKPEGYPYNYPFILALMHTNGANWNEKLDELSYIDQVLLQMYFKHRMRAYQAFFHVNPDYAYWYGWNMMTQDLGEIKHLAQQLRADQQK
- a CDS encoding FprA family A-type flavoprotein; the encoded protein is MNPRKIKDDIYWMGYIDWEARLFDELIPLPDGTSYNAYLIAGSKKTALIDSVESEFFSDLEAQLKDVTKLDYLVSLHAEQDHSGSIPKILAKYPEAKLVTSPKAKGILMDILDIAADAIITVADGEILCLGDKTLEFIHTPWVHWPETMVAYLQEDKILFSCDFFGSHIATTELFASDEARVYEAAKRYYAEVMMPFGNSIKKHLQKLAPYAIDIIAPSHGPLHKRPSFIIDAHKDWVDGQLKNVVILPYVSMHKSTKKMVDHLTAMLTEQGVRVELFNLSVTDIGKLAIALVDAGTIVVGTPTVLAGPHPAAAYCAFLANALRPRSKYLSIIGSYGWGGKTVEVLAGMVPNLKVEIIEPVQVKGVPTEEDLAALETLAKTIAAKHKEQGFV
- a CDS encoding protoglobin domain-containing protein, with amino-acid sequence MLLYRDLKEDYQFTEEEADILHKLQPRMEALAEKFISEFYDYIWGFGKTAQFLKNKDIISHHRVKIKQWFLNLFCGDYDLTYFTNLYKIGEIHVKIGLPTHYVNSAFTFTRTFIIKNSVDEKVDKKQRIAELAAIEKIIDMNLDVLTSSYREEELGKFLSLSGFEKTILIGLKKFNSYINLFLAIALAFVAIFSISLFGYDIYLLFYSDIGVEKGILTILGSLLVLWAAIELIHEEIKHLQGKIFDIGTFIMLAMAALIRKVLIYSLSAEKSHELIIIGGVIVALAAAYWLIGRQDKKSTH